CTGTTTCCGAAAGCTTTTCCATTCGTGTGGCAAACGGCGGTAAGTTAACGCTAAAACCTGAAGATTTCCCGCCACCCAAGGGACGAATTCGATAAGTGCCTAAACTGCTGGTAAAAGGAATGGTGATCGTTCCGTTGTCCGGGATCACTTCTTGAGGATCAATTCCGTTGGGTGTGAACAGAAGATGCGTGGCGGTCTCGTTGTCTTTCGATGTTTGAAGCGTTGCAACATCGCCAGCGACATAATTGAAGTGCTGATCCCCCATCTGTACGGCGTATTTTGCCATTTGATTCACCAACACAAAGAATGGCCAGGACTGAAAACCGGTGAGCAGTGTGTTCCAGGCATCCTCCTTCGAATCAGAGATCGATGACGTAAACGTAAGCACGACACCTTTGCCAATTCGCTGTTCGATGAGTGCAGCGACTCCATTCTTGTAGGGGACAACCGTATTGGTTCCTTCCTTCATATCAGTCAGCGACCAATGTCGGTCGACGCGAAAGTCGCTCCAAGGAACGGAGGTGCCGATGTCTCGGAATGGGGCGAGGATCGAGTGCTGGTATTCGCGAGGATCCAAGTACCAAAGTCGGTCGCCCGCACGCCACTGACGTGCCAGCTTGCCTGGTAAGACCGTTTGGGCGGCTTCGGTGTTGAATGCTTCTTTGACAGCCGATCGCCCCAAGAACATCATCAAGCCGCCACCCCGCGTAACGAAGCGAGAGAGGGCCTGCCACGTGGTGTCGGACATCGGGCTAGGATCGAGTAAGACGACCGCTTGGTGCCCTTCCATCTTCGCTGGTGTGAGCTCGCTTTGCTTGATGACATCGATCTTGAATGGAGCTGGGTAACCAGGCGGTGCCAGGGCGTTAACTAAATCGCGACTGTTTGCATTGGCGGACTCAACCACCAACAGTGACCAGGGTAGTCGTGCTTCAATGGTAAACCACCGCTTGTTATCGGCCTCCAAACCATCGTCGCCAACCAGATCGATCCAGCCATGGTGCGTCCCCGCGGTTAAGCCAGGTAACCTAAACATGACACTTCGTGGCTGGCCATCGACCAGCTCAATCGTTTGACGATTGCGCCGGGTTGCCGTAGGGGTGATTAACTCTCCATTCTCGACAATCGGAAGTTTGTCATCGGGCGTTTCAATGAACAGTTCGATTGTCTTTGGTTCGTTGGAGCCGTCCGAGACAATTTCGGCTTGGAGTGTGACGTCGTTGTTTTCCGGAATCACTTCGGCTGACATCACCAAATCGCTGATCGCGACATTCCTAATTTCGTCGGCACCAACATCGATTACGTACAGAGGAATATCGGGTTGTTCGGCGAGCTTGGCCTTCAAACGCTGAGCGTCCTCTTTGTTCCAAGCCGGGGCAGCGAGATCGGTTAGAATGTAGATTTCTTTTCGAGCTAGTTCATTCGTGTCGAGCATGTCGAGTGCGCTTTCGGCCAGCTCGATCAGCGACTTGCCGCCCACAGCGATCTCTAGTCGCTGAATTGCCTGGCGTGCCGCACCCCGATCTGGCGCAAAGATGGCGGACCGTGCTCTTTGATCGAGGACGGCCATTTCGCTGTCCTCCGGGAGCTGCGAAGTAAGCCATGTGCCGAGCTCTTGTGCTTTCTCCAGGCGTGTTTGATTTTGAAAGCGATACAGCATCCGAGGTGAAGTATCACAAATAATCACCGCCGCAACGGGAGCCTCTTGTTCGCCAACGATTGGGCCACTACTACTGCCGAGGGCCATCACCGCTGTGACAATCGCGCCGACTCCGACGAGCGAAGTCAGCGCGGTGAGGATGTAAGCCAAGGTTCGATTGGTACCGGCAAGCCAAGCCGCTGCCGTTACGAATGCGCCAATCAAGAGGATCAAACCCAACGATCCGGAGAGAACCCACTTCCCCAAAGCTGCCGAAGCAACGCCAGGACGGGCCAATGCGGCGACTAGCAACAGCACAGCCAGACAGCGTAAAGCCAACAAGACCCAATGTTTCAATTGCAAGCGACGCGTGTTTTGCACGCTGCGCTGTCGCACAAAACGGAGGGCAGGGAACTCCAATTGTTTCGGCTGCTGCCGCATCACCAAGTGCAAGATGATGGGCACGGCGACGAGCAGGCCTCCTAGCAGCAGGCCGACGTTGGCAAACTGCATCGGTTAAAACCTTGATTGGCGATTGATGAGATACTCGGTGAGGGCCTTGTCGAACTGCATGCTGGTGTCGAGCGCAACGTAGTCGACGCCAGCTTGAACGCAGTCTTGGCGATACTTGTCGCGGTAAGCGTTGATCTCTTTCTGGTAGTCTTGGCGATAGTTGTTCGCGTCGACTTTCATCTTCTCTTTCGTTTCCGGATCTTCCAGTTCCACCATCCCGTCGAATGGAAACGTAACTTCCGCTTCATCCAAAATGTGAAACAGGATCACATCGTGATCGCGATGTCTCAGTTGATAGACGGCTCGCATCACTTCATCGGGCTCGGCGAGAAGATCCGAAAAGATCATCACCACGCTGCGATGTTTCAACATGGCAGCTAGTTGCGAGAGGCTGTGGGCGATATCGGTTTCGCCGGTTGGCTTCAAATTGGCCAGCAGGGATAAAACATCGCCGAGTTGCTTCCGCTTCGATTTCGGAGGGAGACTTGCGCGGATTTTCGTATCGAATGTGACAAGCCCCACAGGGTCTTGCTGATGGACCATCAGGTAGCAGAGTGCGGCAGCCAGCGAGATGGCATAGTCGAACTTCGTCATCTCTTGCCGATAGGTGTATGCCATCGAGCGGCTGAGGTCCATCACCAGGTAACCCGTGATGTTCGTTTCTGCTTCAAACTTCTTGATGTAGTAGCGATCGGTCTTCGCATAGACCAGCCAGTCGATATCTTTCGGGTCATCACCATGCTCGTAACGGCGATGTTCACTGAATTCGACTGAGAAGCCGTGATAGGGACTCGCGTGTAATCCTTGCAGAAATCCTTTGACGACGAACTGAGCGCGCAAGTCGAGCCGTGAGATCTGGCGGATCACCTCAGGCTTCAAATAACTTTCGGCAGTGGTCAACGTTCGAACTTTTCGATCTTGGGTTCTGGGATTTCAGCCAACAGCTTCGTGATCACATCGACGTTTGTCATTCCTTCCGCTTGGGCTTGGAAGTTGGTGCCGATACGATGCCGCAGCACGGGGATGGCGATCTTTTTGACATCTTCGATCGCAACCGAGAAACGGCCTTCCATCGCGGCGATTGCCTTACCGCCGTTAATCAGGTTTTGTCCAGCACGTGGACCAGCGCCCCAATCGACTAGTTCTTTAACGAACTGCGGTGCTTCACTGTCACGTGGGCGGGTTGCACGAACCAAACGGGCGACGTACTTAATGACGTACTCGCTGACGGCGACCGATTGGACCAATTTCTGGATGTTGAGAATGGCTCGGCTGCTGAAAACTTTGCGAACTTCGACTTTCTCTTGCCGGGTTGTCGCCATCAAAATCTTTTCTTCTTCATCGAGCGTAGGGTAGTCGATGATGATATTGAACATGAAACGATCGAGCTGGGCTTCTGGTAGTGGATAGGTGCCTTCCTGCTCGATCGGGTTTTGCGTGGCAATGGTGAAGAAAGGGTCAGGCAATTCCATCGTATCTCGCCCGACGGTGACTTCATGTTCTTGCATCGCTTGCAGCAACGCGGCTTGGGTCTTAGGAGGCGTTCGGTTGATTTCGTCCGCCAGCAGAATGTTGGTAAAGACAGGGCCTTCGACGAAGCGGAAGTTACGGCGACCTTGTTCGTCTTCTTCCAGCACGTTGGTACCAGTGATGTCGGAAGGCATCAAGTCCGGAGTGAACTGAACACGTTTGAACTGCATATCGAGGACTTTAGCCAGTGTGCTGACCATTAACGTCTTCGCCAGACCAGGCACCCCTTCCAGGAGGCAGTGCCCCCGAGTAAAAATGGCCGCGAATAGTTGCTCGATTACTTCGTCTTGACCAACGATCACCTTCTGCAACTCTTGTTGCATGACGATGCGTTGCTGCTTGAACTCTTGGAGAACTTCGCCCAGGTTTCTGGTTTTGCCCACGATAGACGCCTTGTCTTGGCTCGGAATCGTCGATGTTGATAAGGGATTCGCTTCAGCGGGACATTTGCCTGCTCTTTGCTTCCCTTTTTCGGTATCGCACCGAAGGAAGCAACAAACAGAAAGTCCCCTACGAACTTATTCGTCGGATAATTGTAAGTTACGCAAGGTGAATGGGTTGGTTCTCTTCAAACAAATCCCGCAAACGTTGCCAAGTGATTGTAGGAACGTACTGCAAGGGAAACAACGCAGGCACATTTTCCTTGTGGCATTCCGACGCAAACCTAAGATGTAGAAAGCGAATGCGACGTGTCCTTGGGGAGAGTTTGGGTTTGACCCCACTTCGAATCACTAGCTGCTGTAGTCTGATTGTAGCGATCTTGCTGATTGTGCCCTCGGTACGGGCGCAAGCAGTTGCCGCGCGCGGTGGCGTAACGCCCCAAGACGTACGCGAATCGATGGAAAAGGCGGTTCGCTATCTCAAGAGCCAACAGAAACAGGACGGAAGCTGGCCAGATTACGCAGAGTTTGAGGCCGGCGTTACGTCGCTGGTCACCTTGGCACTTCTCGAAGCGGGTGTTCCTAAGGACGATCCAACAATCCAAAAGGCGATGACCTCGCTCCGCAGTGCACGGCCAGACAAAACTTACGCCTTGTCGCTGCAAACGATGGTTCTCTGTGCCGTCGATCCACAGACCGATCTTCAGCTAATTAAAGCCAACGCTGCTAAGCTTGAGAGCTTTCAGATTACAACGGGCGAGCGTACCGGATTGTGGTCGTACAGTGCGCCACGTGGCGGTGGAGCAGGGGGCGATAATAGTAACAGCCAATTCGCCCTGTTGGCCCTTGATGAAGCTGCCGAACATGGTGCCTCCGTCAGCGAGCAGACTTGGCGTCGGGCATTTCTACGCTGGAATACGATGCAGAACGGCAGTGGGTCGTGGGGGTATTTGCCTAATTCCCCCGGAACCGGCAGTATGACCTGTGCCGGCATTACCTCGATGCTGATCACCACGAAACGTCTCGAGCAGGGGGACGCCGAAATCAACGGCGACCAAGTCAATTGCTGCTTACCTTTGAAACAGGATTCAAAGGTCGACAAGGGATTCGATTGGCTGGCTCGTAACATGACGATGCGAACTAACCCGTCGGAAGGGGGCGGGGGTGGAAATTCGCTACTCTATTATCTGTATGGGATCGAACGTGTTGGACGCTTGAGCGGCCGGCGGTTTATCGGGACCCATGATTGGTACCGTGAAGGAGCGGAACTGCTGGTCTCTTGGCAAGATTCGCTTGATGGAACGTGGCGTGGTACCGGAGTTGTCGAGCAAAGTAATCCGCTCGTTTCGACTAGTTTCGCATTACTATTCTTGGCGAAAGGCCGCCGGCCGGTACTCGTATCGAAGCTTCGCTACACAGCTAATCAGGATTGGAATCCCCATCGGCATGATCTGAACAACTTGAATCGCCACGTCGAAAGTCTCTGGCAGCAGAAAATGACTTGGCAAGTGATCGACTTCGGTGCCGTAAAAAGTGCTGAGGAACTCCTGCAAACGCCAGTCCTGTGGATCAGTGGGAAAGAAGGCTTTCAGATTGAACCTCGCCATGAGGAGCTTTTAAAGCAGTACATCGAAGCTGGTGGGTTTATCTTCGCCGAGGCGGGCTGTGGTGGAGGAAAGTTTGACAAAGACTTCCGCGCGATGCTTAAGCGAATCCTGCCTGAAAGCGACTTCCGATTGCTTCCGCCAGATCATCCCGTTTGGTTTGCTGAGGAGCCGGTCGACCCTGACTACGCGGTTCCCTTGTGGGGGCTGGATGCATGTTGTCGAACCAGCGTGGTT
The genomic region above belongs to Blastopirellula marina and contains:
- a CDS encoding DUF58 domain-containing protein; translation: MTTAESYLKPEVIRQISRLDLRAQFVVKGFLQGLHASPYHGFSVEFSEHRRYEHGDDPKDIDWLVYAKTDRYYIKKFEAETNITGYLVMDLSRSMAYTYRQEMTKFDYAISLAAALCYLMVHQQDPVGLVTFDTKIRASLPPKSKRKQLGDVLSLLANLKPTGETDIAHSLSQLAAMLKHRSVVMIFSDLLAEPDEVMRAVYQLRHRDHDVILFHILDEAEVTFPFDGMVELEDPETKEKMKVDANNYRQDYQKEINAYRDKYRQDCVQAGVDYVALDTSMQFDKALTEYLINRQSRF
- a CDS encoding DUF4159 domain-containing protein, with amino-acid sequence MTPLRITSCCSLIVAILLIVPSVRAQAVAARGGVTPQDVRESMEKAVRYLKSQQKQDGSWPDYAEFEAGVTSLVTLALLEAGVPKDDPTIQKAMTSLRSARPDKTYALSLQTMVLCAVDPQTDLQLIKANAAKLESFQITTGERTGLWSYSAPRGGGAGGDNSNSQFALLALDEAAEHGASVSEQTWRRAFLRWNTMQNGSGSWGYLPNSPGTGSMTCAGITSMLITTKRLEQGDAEINGDQVNCCLPLKQDSKVDKGFDWLARNMTMRTNPSEGGGGGNSLLYYLYGIERVGRLSGRRFIGTHDWYREGAELLVSWQDSLDGTWRGTGVVEQSNPLVSTSFALLFLAKGRRPVLVSKLRYTANQDWNPHRHDLNNLNRHVESLWQQKMTWQVIDFGAVKSAEELLQTPVLWISGKEGFQIEPRHEELLKQYIEAGGFIFAEAGCGGGKFDKDFRAMLKRILPESDFRLLPPDHPVWFAEEPVDPDYAVPLWGLDACCRTSVVYTPEDLSCYWELFGSRSFLDDQSISQKVRDKVKASNAMGANVLAYATGRQLKDKLERVELTTDSGVKDELDRNVLKVAKIQHLGGSDDAPAALANMLRVAGEQLDIRFSVDKPMVTLSDDSHQFYPILFMHGRRDFGFNSKQRENLKLYLERGGFLFADSICASPQFTAAFRRELAAIFPDAKLEAIPIDHPMLSANYGGFDITKVVLNDPQTRSADGGGLKSIRRETTPTLEGLWINDRLAVVFSPYDMSCAMESGSALQCEGYIKEDAARIATNILLYSMQQ
- a CDS encoding BatA domain-containing protein, whose protein sequence is MQFANVGLLLGGLLVAVPIILHLVMRQQPKQLEFPALRFVRQRSVQNTRRLQLKHWVLLALRCLAVLLLVAALARPGVASAALGKWVLSGSLGLILLIGAFVTAAAWLAGTNRTLAYILTALTSLVGVGAIVTAVMALGSSSGPIVGEQEAPVAAVIICDTSPRMLYRFQNQTRLEKAQELGTWLTSQLPEDSEMAVLDQRARSAIFAPDRGAARQAIQRLEIAVGGKSLIELAESALDMLDTNELARKEIYILTDLAAPAWNKEDAQRLKAKLAEQPDIPLYVIDVGADEIRNVAISDLVMSAEVIPENNDVTLQAEIVSDGSNEPKTIELFIETPDDKLPIVENGELITPTATRRNRQTIELVDGQPRSVMFRLPGLTAGTHHGWIDLVGDDGLEADNKRWFTIEARLPWSLLVVESANANSRDLVNALAPPGYPAPFKIDVIKQSELTPAKMEGHQAVVLLDPSPMSDTTWQALSRFVTRGGGLMMFLGRSAVKEAFNTEAAQTVLPGKLARQWRAGDRLWYLDPREYQHSILAPFRDIGTSVPWSDFRVDRHWSLTDMKEGTNTVVPYKNGVAALIEQRIGKGVVLTFTSSISDSKEDAWNTLLTGFQSWPFFVLVNQMAKYAVQMGDQHFNYVAGDVATLQTSKDNETATHLLFTPNGIDPQEVIPDNGTITIPFTSSLGTYRIRPLGGGKSSGFSVNLPPFATRMEKLSETELDEVLGEGRYRLARQQEQIVREQGKARLGVPLFPWLMLIVVIVFALEHIMANRFYRQQVETT
- a CDS encoding AAA family ATPase, which encodes MQQELQKVIVGQDEVIEQLFAAIFTRGHCLLEGVPGLAKTLMVSTLAKVLDMQFKRVQFTPDLMPSDITGTNVLEEDEQGRRNFRFVEGPVFTNILLADEINRTPPKTQAALLQAMQEHEVTVGRDTMELPDPFFTIATQNPIEQEGTYPLPEAQLDRFMFNIIIDYPTLDEEEKILMATTRQEKVEVRKVFSSRAILNIQKLVQSVAVSEYVIKYVARLVRATRPRDSEAPQFVKELVDWGAGPRAGQNLINGGKAIAAMEGRFSVAIEDVKKIAIPVLRHRIGTNFQAQAEGMTNVDVITKLLAEIPEPKIEKFER